DNA sequence from the Alkaliphilus metalliredigens QYMF genome:
TACTCAAGGATTCATTGATGTGCAATAGGCCAGATGCACTATCAAGTCTGACTTTGATGCTGGCTGGTGCATATTTAGGGTTTTCAAATATTCCAAAAGGCTACCTTCAAAAACTAAGAAATTTTGAAGAAATGCTGACCTTAGCTGATCGTCTCTTTGAGCTATCCTTAAAAAATAAAAGTAACAATCCATATCGACGTATGCTTGAAAATATGAGTGAAGAAAAATCTAAGGATGAATTAGACCAATTGCTTTGGCTAGCAATAAAGTGTAGCCAAGAGAAGAACTATGAGGAAGCAGTGAGTCATTTTGAAGAGCTAACAAAGAAAAACCCTGATGTTAAGAAGCAAGAGAAAATAAAGATGAATATCATTGAAGCCTATGAAGGATTAGGAACGAAGTATTTAGAGAATGATGCATTTGAAGAGGCATTAAAATGCTTTAAAAAAGCACTCTTTTATGATTTAAATAACCCAAGTATTTTATGTAATTTAGCATTATCCTATTTAAATTTAGATGATTTAAATAGGGCGGAAAAATATGCTCGTAGAGCTGTAGAAGTCGCTCCAGAGTACGAAATTGGAAAACAAGTGTGGGAAGGAATCAAGAGTCTATCTAAAAACAACTAAACTCATTTAGCACCTTCATTATTTTGATCTAATGTCTTAATTGCAGGCAAGAAAATTAATCCACTGATGACTACGGTAGCAATGCCGTACATAACCCAAGGCAGTACAGATTCGGTAATGCCATAGAGATCAATGAGTCTTCCGCTAGCAAAGGTACCAAAGGCGGCTCCAATTCCTGAGGCTAAATTTGCCACACCAAAGTAAGCGCCAATCATTTTAGGGTCAGCAATCAAGCTAGTGACACTATCTAAAGTAGGCATCATAAACATCTCTCCAAGGATAAAAATAATGGCACATAAGACTAAAAAATAGAAACTGTTGGCCCAACCGATCAAGGTCACGCCACTGCCTACTAATATAGAACCAATACAAATAGAGAGTTTTGGGGAAATTTTATTTAAAAACATCTGTGAAATAAAAGGCTGAATGAGAATAACGGTGACACTTGTAATGGTCCATATTGTCCCGATAATATTAGTATTATCCAGAATAGCTTCTCCTCTCAAGGGAAGTAAAAAGTTTAACTGCGTATGAAGTGCCCACAGAAAAATAGAGACAAAGGTGAAGTTCATGAAGGTTCTATTCTTAAATATTTCAATATAACGATTAAAGGGAAGCGGTGGACAGGGTTCTTCCCCACAATTGGTAGGTAAATAAATCCATGAAATAATCATTAAAACAATATAGATACCTGATGCAATATAAAAATTTCGATTTACAGCTGAAAGAAGAACGAAAATACCAGCAACACTTGTGCCAGCATGGGCAGCCACACCCCGCATAGAAAAAGCAGTGGTGCGGTTTTCCTCTGAAGCGATATAAGAAATTGCTGACTTGACAGTAGGAACATAGATTCCAGTACCAATGCCGTTTAATGAAGAAAACAGAATCAAAGGATAGAGGGTATGGACCGAACCTAATCCAAATAAGGCAATAGCTTGGCAGGCATTACCGATTACCATGGCCAGTTTATTGCCCAAGCGACTAGAAATAAATCCTGCAACAATACTTCCCAGTTGAATAAAGAGAGAGCCGGCACCGATGACTAAACCGATCTGTGTGGGATTTAACCCCTTCTGCCCTCGAAGTAAAATGGGGAAAATGGGGACAATGATATAAGCTGCTATATGTATAATGAGGATAGAAGCTAGTAAAAACCAAATATCCTTTTTAAATTTTAAATGTGGAATACCATACATGGGCAAATCTCCTTAGATGATTATATAATCTAGTATGGCCCAAAGTAGTATGATTCATAAAAAAAAGGAGGGCGAATAAATTGGAATTAATAATGGATTCAAATACCTATGAATTTGTTTTAAAGAAGGGAAAAGTGATCAGGGTGGATGCTGTGATCCCAAAAGGTTGTTGTGGTGGCATGGTATTTCCAACAGTAGAAGTAGGGAAACCCGTAAAGTCGGAATTATATCATGAACTTTCATTAGATGAAGTCACGGTTTATGTCAAGAGAAGCATTGACTTTAAGGATGATCGGGTAAAAATCATATTGAAAAAGACATTGTTCATCAACAACTTAGAGGTTGAGGGTGCGAAGGTGGGTATTTAGTTAAATTAAGAAGAAAAAATTCCTTACCCTAGAGATGTGACTTTAAAGGTCACATCTCTAGGGTAAGGAATTTTTTATATAATAGGAAAGTTCTCTTTCCTATTATATAAAAAATAGGGGTTGTAGGGGATGAAATCCCCTGCCCGCTTTCAGGAAGGTGCTCAGGCTGTAAAACAGCCGTCGAAGGAAACCTAGGGTTTCCTAGCGAAAGCGTCGAAGACGCTCTTTTTATAAGGATGATGCCCATGGTGGGAAAACTGTAATACAAAATAATCGTATTATAAAAAAAGATTGACCATTATACCCCATAGGGGTATAATGGATGTATGAAGACACATTATTTTAATTGGTTTGTGAATCGCTTATAAAACGTTCAAGGAGGGTATATATATGGGAGATTTATTTGTTGTTGCATTGGTAGCTGGAATGATATTTTTTATGATAAAAAGAGGCGGCTGCTGTGGAGGTCATGACAAAAGTAAAGAAAATAAAAGCTGCTGTCATATAGATAATAAAAATGTAAAAGATGAAGAATAAACCAGAAGGGAGTTTGAAAAATGACACAATCAAGTAATATTGAAAAAGTAGTATGGAAAATTCAAGACATGTCCTGTAGCAGTTGCTCTCTTAGTATAGAGAAGAAATTAAAAGCAACAGAAGGCGTACTCAATGCCAGTGTGAATTTTGCTGCTGAAAAGGCTAACGCAGCCTTTGATAAAGAAACAACTAATATAGAAGAATTAACAAAAATAATAGAAGATTTAGGATATGGAGCCATAGTAGAAACTGATGAAAAAGAGACGGAAAAAGTGACATTAAAGGTTAGTGGAATGACTTGTACTGCTTGTTCCAGTGCTATCGAAAAAGGCTTGAATAAAATGGAGGGAATACGATCCGCAAGTGTGAACTTTGCAGTAGAAAAAGTGACAGTCGAATATGAGCCTACAAAAGTGAGAATGTTAGACGTGAAGAAAAAGGTTTCGGAACTTGGATATGAGCTAATATTGGAAGCGGATCATGAAGATGATGGTGTAGATGAAGATGAAGTAAAAATCTTGAAAACAAGAAAAACCATGATGATCTCCATTGGCCTATCAAGTTTGATTATGACCCTTATGGTGATTCATATGTTCGTTAGACATATTCCAGGATATGTACCCATAGTAGCCTTATTGGGGTTACCAATTGTATTTGGAACAGGTTGGCATGTTCATGTTGGAAGCTGGAAGGCACTCAAAAATAAAAGTCCTAATATGGATGTGTTAGTCACACTAGGGTCCCTACCCCCTTATTTGATTGGTTTGATGGCACTTTTCTTTCCATTACAATCCTTTATTGAAATGGCCACAACCATTATGACTTTTCACTTAATTGGAAAGTACCTAGAGGTTCGTGCAAAGGGGAGAGCTTCACAGGCCATTAAGAAGCTCCTGGAAATGGGAGCAAAGACAGCAAAGATTATTGTTGATGGAGAAGAAATAGAAGTCCCTGTGAAGGATTTACAGGTAGGCGACATCATGGTGATTCGTCCTGGGGAAAAGGTGCCGACTGATGGGGTTGTTTTTGATGGCAATGGATTACTAGATGAATCCATGGCTACAGGAGAGTCTATGCCTGTGAAACGCCAGAAGGGTGATGAAGTGATTGGTGCAACCATCAATAAACAAGGATTATTAAAGGTTAAGGTAACAAAAGTAGGAAAAGATACATTTCTCTCTCAAGTTGTTAAAATGATGGAGGAATGCCAAGGTTCTAAGGTACCGATACAAGAATTTGCAGATCGTATCACAGGATATTTTGTGCCGGCAATCATTGTGATAACAATTGGAACCTTTATTTCATTCAATGTATTTCCAGAGTTTCACTTAGGAATTGTACGGTGGGGGGCAACATTTTTACCCTGGGTCAATCCTGATCTCACACCTCTTACATTATCCTTCATTACAGCCACTGCTGTTTTGGTGATCTCTTGTCCTTGTGCATTAGGATTGGGAACGCCAACTGCTTTAATGGTAGGTAGCGGTATGGGAGCAGAGAGGGGAATTTTGATTCGAAATGGTGAAGCCATACAAACATTTAAGGATGTAAAAGCCATTGCCTTTGACAAAACAGGAACCATTACAAAGGGTAAACCAGAGGTAACAGATATTGTCCTGGTAAAGGGAGTCCAAGAAAAAGACTTCTTATATTATGCGGCTACCATAGAAATAGGCTCAGAGCATCCCCTAGCTCATGCCATTGTAGAAAAGGCAAAGAATGACAAGATTAAATTAGGAGAAGTAATAGACTTTAATGCAATTGTGGGTATGGGTGTCGTGGGAAATATAGATGGGGAAAGAATCCTTGTGGGTAATAGAAAATTAATGAAAGACAATGAAATCCCCTATGAGGACTATGAAGAAGAGCTCATTAGATTAGAAGAAGAAGCAAAAACTGCCATGTTGCTTGCCAAAGGAAATCAATTTTTAGGTATTGTGGCAGTGGCAGACCCCATAAAAGAAGACTCTGCACGAGCCATAGCAGAACTAGAAAGTATGGGAATTAAGACGGCTATGATTACAGGTGACAATAGAAGAACTGCTGCAGCCATAGGTAAAAAAGTAGGGATCAGTCACGTGATCTCAGAAGTAATGCCTGACGGTAAGGTAGAAGAAGTGAAGAAATTACAAGAACAATATGGTGTGGTGGCTATGGTAGGAGATGGGATTAATGATGCGCCTGCATTGAAGCAATCAAATGTAGGAATTGCCATCGGAACCGGTACGGATATTGCCATCGAAGCTGCTGATGTGACCCTAGTCAGAGGAGAACTAAGTGGCATTGTATCTGTCATTAAATTGTCTAAAGCCATCTTTAGAAAAATCAAAGAAAATTACTTCTGGGCATGGTTCTATAACGCCGTATTTATTCCAGTAGCAATGTTTGGCTTGTTACATCCAATGATTGGAGCCGCTGCCATGGCTGTTAGTTCTTTAAATGTAGTATATAATTCACTAAGGCTGAAAAAAGTGGACATTGAACCAAGCTACCAAAAGGCATAAAACAGAAAAAAAGCACATATATATTTTAATGTTCCCCCTTTTTAATCATAGAGAGAAGCATGGTTAAAAATAACAGCCCTTGGAGAAAAACCAAAGGCTGTTATTTTGCTTGAAAATAGAATTGTTATAAAAAAGAGAAATGATGGGAAAATAAAATATAAATCTTCATAAGTTCTTCATAAGTGGCAGTTATAATGAGGATATACTAAATAAGCCTTGAGAGGAGAATGAAAATGAAGAAAAGAGTTTTACTGATAACAGGTATTGTAACAATTGCAATTGCATCTATAGGAGGTATGTCCTTTGCTCAAGAGAGTAATGGATTTAGAGTAGGAAGTAATCCACTATCAATGATGAGACAATCACAGACTGGGGAAAGAAACAACAGAGGTTGTCAAGGCGATAACAATATGATTGCGATTATGAGAGAAAATGGTTTTGAGGAAATGGCAGGATATATGGAAGATGGTAACGTTGAAGAAATGAATCAATGGATGGATAATTTATCCCAGGAAGACTATGAAAATATGCTTGAAATAATGAATGAAAATGGATATGGACCTATGAGTCAAATGATGGAGTCCCTTGGTAGAGAAGGTATGATTGAAATGTATCAATCTATGGGTAGTAGAAGTGGAAGTAAATTTGGAAGAATGGGACAAATGATGAGAAAATTTTAATCAAAAAACCATATATCTCACATTCCGCTGAATGTGTATTTATTTTTCACTAATTATTGATTTATGTAAATTAAATCCCTTTATTTGAATTAAAGGAAATTTGTAACTGTGATATTTTTAAATACTTTCAAATTTTTATTCTGATTTTAGAATATTTATAAGGTAGTAATGAATAAGTACTCTTTAAGCGGAATGCAAGGGAAAACTTAGAATTTAAACGTTTTTATCCTTATGTATCCACAGATTTTTACACCTACACGGTGCGTTTTGGTGAAGATTTTCTCACCTTCTTTTTCGGATCGATGGTCAAGCCTTTAGTCAACCATCTTGGGTGCCACAATCTCAAGTTTTTAAAGCAACATATAATCAAGGATATCATCAACACTAATTTTTCAACAGGTACGTATTATTTACCGTTTACTTTGTATGGTTGGCAGAGCTACTCCCATTTTAACAAAGGAAGAAAAAAATTTACTCACCTCTATAAGATTTTTGAACGTTTTCGTTATATAAATAAAAGAGATGAAGGGTTTTAACCCTTCATCTCTTTTATTTTTCTATAATCGCTCCTGTTACGAAATCAATTTTTACTCTTTCATTATACCCTTCATATTGTATAATCCATCTAAGATATTTTGTAATATCAATTTTAGATGAACTAATGACTGTAGGGGATACGTCTAAATAAATATGCTCCGGTTTAAAACCATTATCTTTTGCGATTGATTCAGCTGTAGTTTTTGACACCCCTTCGTCTTGAAAAACTAAAAAAGGTTCATCATGATTTTTGACAAATATTAAGTAGCATTCTTTTAGAGTATCAAATTTTAATCCATAATAAATATTATAATATGGACCACTTTGTCTATCTAATAAATCGATATTGTATTTTTTTGCAGTGTTCCTTGGTTTTATTTCATCAAAGTAGTAGCTATAACTACTATAACTAACAACAAGTATACTAATGATTAAAAATAAGATTAGTGATGCTTGTATATCTTTTTTCATTTAACTTCACTTCACTTCTTTATAAATTTTATTGAGGAACTACTTTAAAAGTTGCCCATATTTTGTTATTATTTAAATCACTATTCCAATTTCTATAGATTCTAGAAGAACTCCAAAGATCATGAATTGAATAGTATCTAGTATTCATCTCATCATAAGCATATCCGACTAGAGTGGTATAGTGTAATCCGTAGTGATCATTATCATAATATAATATTGTTCCAGGTCTATCGTTATTAACCTCAGTAACAATAAATGAATTAAAGTTGCTATCTTGAATATTGAAATTTCTTGTTACAGATGCTGTATACCCCTTATGTGAAAAATATTCTTCAAGTCCATTATTATACGGCCCATAAGGAGACGTTGCATGTTCATCTGTTCTGGGGACTTTAAATGATCCCATATAATAATATAATAATTCATATACCGTTTGTTTACTTTCAAATGTGATTAAGTTACTATATCCATTATTATCCCAATACTCTATAATATTTAACCCTGATACAGGTCCACATGCGGGTGTTGTACCACTATTTTTATTATTAGGAACGCCATCTATATAAGCTTCGCTTGTCCAAAATGACATAGGACTATATATAGAATCAGTTAAAGTTTGATCCACTGCTTCCAGTGTGTTATACTGAATTTCTATTTCGCTATTTTTAGTAAAGTATTCTATGCTTGTAAAATCATCTTCAGTATAAGCAGGAACAATCCCCTCTTTAATTAACTTAATTCTATTTTTAGTTTTTTCAGTATTACTATTTTTGCTTTCTAAGTATTTATCAAGATATCCTTCATATGCTGATTCTCCTAAAGCAAACTCTATAACGTTAGAATTATCCAGGTCAGAAATTATATAACCTATGGTACTATTTTCGTTAGCAATTAGATGTAAGTTATAAGCTTTATTACCTGAAGAATCATATAATTCGCTTATGAAATTAGATTCTGCATCAAAGCAAATTCTAAAGTCCTCAAAGTTAGATGCGATGTAGTTCTTTAACTCCTCAGATGATGTTACTTCTTCACTAAATTGCTCATCTAAATAACTTTCATTTTTCTCAAACGCAAATACACTAGTAATTAAAAACTCTAGTTAATCCATAGCTATAATAAGTACGATGAAAGTATATACAGTATAACATGTAAAAAAAGAAAAAATGTAAAAAATTGTAATGAAACAATGTTGTAATAAAATTGTAAATTATCTGAAAATTGTATATTTTTATTAAATATTACATAAATTCAAATCTTTATAAGAAGAAAAGAAAGAAAAAAGTCGAAAATAGTATTAGTTGGAAAGTATAATACCATTTAAGGGGGAGATTTTCTTGAAACGTAACTGGGAGGTAGACGAGTTGATCGAGCATTTTACTTTTTTACCAAATGAGTGATGGTAGAATATAAATAGGACAAGTTAAATTGAGTTTTCTTTCATGTTTGATATATGGTTCAAGTGTCAAAAGCACATAGTTTGATTTTTTTACACCATATGCTGTACCAATTATTTTGACTAGCTACATTATATGGTATGAAAAATATAGAAACTTACTCTTGACACTCTAATCATATATAATAAATAAACAAACAAAGGAGACGAAATTTATGGGAAAGCAAAACAAACATTATGATGCTGAATTCAAACAGGATGCAGTTAACTACTATTATCCTCAGGTAAAACAGGAGACCAAGTTGCAAAGAAATTAAAAATAGCAAAATCTACTTTGAGCAAGTGGATCCGGGATGCAAAAAATGATGAAGGTATTGTCCAACATCGTGGATCTGGAAATTACAGCTTTAAAAAGCGAAAGCCTTCAAAACAGAGTATTCGCAAGCAAGAAATAAAGAAAGTAAATTATCACGACATCACTTTTGAAGTAAAGAGTCAAGAACGTCGTAGACGCGGCAGACCTTCAAATGACGGTGCTACAGATATTCAAGGCTATAAATACTTTTTAGAAATACAGTTAAAATCCAATGCTGATCGCATTCGTAGAGCGA
Encoded proteins:
- a CDS encoding MFS transporter, with the protein product MYGIPHLKFKKDIWFLLASILIIHIAAYIIVPIFPILLRGQKGLNPTQIGLVIGAGSLFIQLGSIVAGFISSRLGNKLAMVIGNACQAIALFGLGSVHTLYPLILFSSLNGIGTGIYVPTVKSAISYIASEENRTTAFSMRGVAAHAGTSVAGIFVLLSAVNRNFYIASGIYIVLMIISWIYLPTNCGEEPCPPLPFNRYIEIFKNRTFMNFTFVSIFLWALHTQLNFLLPLRGEAILDNTNIIGTIWTITSVTVILIQPFISQMFLNKISPKLSICIGSILVGSGVTLIGWANSFYFLVLCAIIFILGEMFMMPTLDSVTSLIADPKMIGAYFGVANLASGIGAAFGTFASGRLIDLYGITESVLPWVMYGIATVVISGLIFLPAIKTLDQNNEGAK
- a CDS encoding CC/Se motif family (seleno)protein, encoding MELIMDSNTYEFVLKKGKVIRVDAVIPKGCCGGMVFPTVEVGKPVKSELYHELSLDEVTVYVKRSIDFKDDRVKIILKKTLFINNLEVEGAKVGI
- a CDS encoding heavy metal translocating P-type ATPase codes for the protein MTQSSNIEKVVWKIQDMSCSSCSLSIEKKLKATEGVLNASVNFAAEKANAAFDKETTNIEELTKIIEDLGYGAIVETDEKETEKVTLKVSGMTCTACSSAIEKGLNKMEGIRSASVNFAVEKVTVEYEPTKVRMLDVKKKVSELGYELILEADHEDDGVDEDEVKILKTRKTMMISIGLSSLIMTLMVIHMFVRHIPGYVPIVALLGLPIVFGTGWHVHVGSWKALKNKSPNMDVLVTLGSLPPYLIGLMALFFPLQSFIEMATTIMTFHLIGKYLEVRAKGRASQAIKKLLEMGAKTAKIIVDGEEIEVPVKDLQVGDIMVIRPGEKVPTDGVVFDGNGLLDESMATGESMPVKRQKGDEVIGATINKQGLLKVKVTKVGKDTFLSQVVKMMEECQGSKVPIQEFADRITGYFVPAIIVITIGTFISFNVFPEFHLGIVRWGATFLPWVNPDLTPLTLSFITATAVLVISCPCALGLGTPTALMVGSGMGAERGILIRNGEAIQTFKDVKAIAFDKTGTITKGKPEVTDIVLVKGVQEKDFLYYAATIEIGSEHPLAHAIVEKAKNDKIKLGEVIDFNAIVGMGVVGNIDGERILVGNRKLMKDNEIPYEDYEEELIRLEEEAKTAMLLAKGNQFLGIVAVADPIKEDSARAIAELESMGIKTAMITGDNRRTAAAIGKKVGISHVISEVMPDGKVEEVKKLQEQYGVVAMVGDGINDAPALKQSNVGIAIGTGTDIAIEAADVTLVRGELSGIVSVIKLSKAIFRKIKENYFWAWFYNAVFIPVAMFGLLHPMIGAAAMAVSSLNVVYNSLRLKKVDIEPSYQKA